A single Penaeus chinensis breed Huanghai No. 1 chromosome 7, ASM1920278v2, whole genome shotgun sequence DNA region contains:
- the LOC125027152 gene encoding 3-hydroxyisobutyrate dehydrogenase, mitochondrial-like — protein MAYSRSHFLRLFKNPTGILGFSNVRNFSVTSQHLAPDARVGFIGLGNMGGPMAINLIKKGHSVVAYDINTESMEALEDAGGQIANSPAEVAGKADSIISMLPNSQHVRSCYTGEKGVFEAIQPGTLILDSSTIDPSVSKEMAALASKKGAVFMDSPVSGGVNAAKGATLTFMVGGEEKEFEAAKALLECMGKNIVYCGGVGNGQAAKICNNMLLAITMIGTSETMNLGMRLGLDPKLLASIINTSSGRCWSSELYNPVPGVLENVPSSNNYEGGFGTALMAKDLGLAQDAATKSLTPTPFGSLAHQIYRIMCTTDLAGKDFSSVFRFIKGNEEK, from the exons ATGGCGTACTCGAGATCTCACTTTTTGCGATTGTTTAAAAACCCGACGGGTATTTTGGGTTTTAGTAATGTCCGGAATTTCTCAG TCACTTCACAGCACTTGGCTCCAGATGCCAGAGTGGGATTTATTGGCCTTGGGAACATGGGTGGACCAATGGCAATCAATTTAATTAAAAAG GGACATAGTGTTGTTGCCTATGATATTAACACTGAATCCATGGAAGCTCTAGAGGATGCAGGAGGGCAAATTGCCAACAGTCCGGCAGAAGTAGCAGGCAAAGCAGACAGCATAATCAGCATGCTTCCCAACTCCCAACACGTGCGCAGTTGTTATACTGGTGAAAAGGGAGTCTTTGA AGCAATCCAACCCGGAACACTCATCCTGGATAGTAGCACCATTGATCCAAGTGTGTCCAAAGAAATGGCTGCTCTTGCATCAAAGAAAGGAGCAGTGTTTATGGATTCCCCGGTTTCTGGAG GTGTAAATGCAGCTAAAGGAGCAACTCTGACTTTCATGGTtggtggagaggaaaaggagtttGAAGCAGCTAAAGCATTATTGGAATGCATGGGGAAAAATATTGTCTATTGTGGAGGAGTAGGAAATGGTCAGGCTGCCAAGATCTGTAACAATATGCTGTTGGCCATTACCATGATTGGAACTTCAGAGACAATGAACTTGGGAATGAG ACTAGGGCTGGATCCCAAGCTTTTGGCAAGTATCATTAACACAAGCAGTGGAAGATGCTGGTCTAGTGAACTATACAACCCAGTTCCAGGCGTGTTGGAGAATGTTCCCTCATCTAATAACTATGAG GGTGGCTTTGGAACAGCTCTGATGGCAAAAGATTTGGGACTGGCACAAGATGCAGCTACAAAATCTTTAACTCCAACTCCCTTTGGGTCCCTTGCACATCAG ATATATCGGATAATGTGTACCACGGACCTGGCTGGCAAAGACTTTTCATCAGTCTTCCGTTTTattaaaggaaatgaagaaaaataa